The following are encoded together in the Fuerstiella sp. genome:
- a CDS encoding DUF1592 domain-containing protein — MRQLLLSLFVLYLICGSTRGDDAANIFEQRVLPILKTYCTECHSGTQPKANLNLSGAADLNELHTHYHRWFNVLERVESGSMPPVDADPLKQSDKQALLKWIRGDLTRLLVAGQRREGRSRFRRLSRNEYANTVQDIFGIRPPVVRILPADGRVDGYDKVSKALPFSPAAIKGQLQLAEATIERLFELPRDRHAIRLWADTSWQSPGHLLELPNNWVVSFNTDTHSGNLRRAKPDGSPGGGGVHTRKPGWHRLQIHAYGYQTDKPLPVGIYAGHTTAYPQILKLLKVIDIPPGKPSVTETDLYLGTGRDSDIGQASLRLIPLGLGVPVPKNTLASEKGTGSGLALQWVDVVELEETLAGQDLLFGKMPEDRQDVFRLRKTLKTSKLPREEVEAMIRRMFARIGGRLFRRDLSNEELNSYVGSFMKAADDGAPLRDVLITQVSALMTAPDFLCVMEEAGRLNDFALASRLSYFLWNSTPDAELLAVARQGKLNDPNVLRSQTERLLKDPKSDRFVESFLDQWLGLWGIDNTTPDKDLYPEYDDELKISSMLETQASFRRMLDEDRSVRDFVAPDWAMVNTRLAEVYGIPDIHGFRIRSAKLPAHSPYGGIWTQAATMKVTANGTLTSPVKRGVWLSDRLLGISIPPPPPTVEPADPDTRGARTLREQLELHRQDSSCKACHARFDPYGFALESFDVMGNYRKHYRIIDDGKGIDGLPVDCTGTTPDGKDFADVRELRAILARNPEQLARGVVRHLLTYATGEPATPIDRPAIEAIVRSAAKEQPRFGLRSLIHSVVQSDVFRWK; from the coding sequence ATGCGACAGTTATTGCTTTCCTTATTCGTCCTTTATCTGATCTGTGGGTCCACCCGCGGCGACGATGCTGCAAACATTTTCGAGCAGCGCGTATTGCCAATTCTGAAGACTTACTGCACGGAGTGTCACAGCGGGACGCAGCCGAAAGCGAATCTCAATCTCTCCGGCGCTGCGGATCTGAATGAGCTCCACACCCACTACCACCGCTGGTTCAACGTGCTGGAGCGTGTCGAGTCGGGTTCGATGCCGCCCGTAGATGCTGATCCGCTGAAGCAGTCCGACAAACAGGCTCTTTTGAAATGGATTCGCGGTGATCTGACACGGCTGCTCGTCGCCGGGCAACGCAGGGAAGGCCGCAGCAGGTTCCGCCGTCTTTCACGCAACGAGTACGCCAACACTGTGCAGGATATTTTCGGGATTCGTCCGCCAGTCGTGCGCATCCTTCCCGCCGACGGGAGAGTGGATGGGTATGACAAAGTGAGCAAGGCACTGCCCTTCTCGCCGGCGGCCATCAAAGGCCAACTGCAACTGGCGGAAGCCACTATCGAACGTCTTTTCGAGCTTCCGCGCGACAGGCATGCGATCCGCCTCTGGGCCGACACGAGTTGGCAATCGCCGGGCCACTTGCTGGAGTTGCCCAACAACTGGGTTGTTTCGTTCAACACCGATACTCATTCCGGAAACCTGAGACGAGCCAAACCCGACGGCAGTCCTGGCGGCGGCGGTGTCCACACACGCAAACCTGGTTGGCATCGGCTGCAGATTCATGCCTACGGATACCAGACCGACAAGCCGTTGCCCGTGGGGATTTACGCTGGCCACACCACGGCGTACCCGCAGATTCTCAAGTTGCTCAAAGTGATCGACATCCCGCCAGGCAAGCCTTCAGTCACAGAAACGGACCTTTATCTGGGCACCGGGCGCGACAGCGACATCGGTCAGGCAAGCCTGCGGCTCATTCCTTTGGGGCTGGGAGTTCCTGTACCGAAGAACACACTGGCTTCGGAAAAAGGAACGGGCTCCGGCCTCGCGCTGCAGTGGGTCGATGTGGTCGAATTGGAAGAAACGTTGGCTGGCCAGGATTTGCTGTTCGGAAAAATGCCGGAAGACCGGCAAGACGTGTTTCGTTTGCGAAAGACGTTGAAGACATCGAAGTTACCGCGTGAAGAGGTCGAAGCGATGATTCGCAGGATGTTCGCGCGGATCGGCGGCCGACTTTTTCGCCGTGATTTGAGTAACGAAGAACTCAACAGCTACGTTGGCAGTTTCATGAAAGCGGCTGACGACGGGGCGCCGTTGAGAGATGTGTTGATCACCCAGGTTTCCGCTCTCATGACCGCACCGGATTTCCTTTGCGTGATGGAAGAAGCCGGCCGGTTGAACGATTTTGCTTTGGCCTCGCGTCTTTCATATTTCCTTTGGAACTCAACTCCGGATGCGGAACTCCTTGCGGTGGCGCGGCAGGGCAAACTGAACGATCCCAACGTGCTCCGCAGCCAGACCGAGCGTTTGTTGAAAGACCCAAAGTCCGATCGATTTGTGGAAAGCTTCCTCGATCAATGGCTGGGCCTGTGGGGAATCGACAACACCACCCCGGACAAAGATCTGTATCCGGAGTACGACGACGAACTGAAAATTTCCAGCATGCTGGAAACGCAGGCCAGCTTCCGCCGGATGCTCGATGAAGACCGCAGCGTGCGAGATTTCGTCGCACCAGACTGGGCCATGGTCAACACGAGACTGGCGGAAGTCTACGGCATTCCTGACATCCACGGTTTTCGCATTCGTTCAGCAAAGCTGCCGGCGCATTCACCGTACGGTGGCATCTGGACGCAGGCAGCGACGATGAAGGTGACTGCCAATGGCACGTTGACGTCGCCAGTCAAACGCGGCGTCTGGCTGTCGGATCGATTGCTCGGTATCTCCATTCCACCGCCACCGCCAACTGTCGAACCGGCCGATCCCGACACGCGCGGCGCGCGGACACTCCGCGAGCAGTTGGAACTCCACCGTCAGGATTCAAGCTGCAAAGCCTGCCATGCAAGATTCGACCCTTACGGATTCGCTCTGGAGAGCTTCGACGTGATGGGCAACTACCGTAAACACTATCGCATCATTGATGACGGAAAAGGCATCGACGGTTTGCCGGTCGATTGCACGGGTACAACGCCGGATGGAAAAGACTTCGCCGACGTGCGCGAACTGCGAGCGATACTGGCCAGGAATCCGGAACAACTTGCGCGAGGAGTTGTTCGCCATCTGCTGACCTACGCCACCGGCGAACCAGCAACGCCGATCGACCGGCCGGCGATCGAGGCGATCGTGCGAAGTGCAGCAAAGGAGCAACCACGATTCGGGCTGCGTTCGCTCATTCACAGCGTCGTGCAAAGCGATGTATTCCGATGGAAATAG